ATATTTACGTAAAGCTGAGTTAGGTTTTTTAGGTGTCATTGTGCCGACACGAGTACAAACACCACGTTTTTGTGGAGAGTTTAAATCAGTAAATTTTTTCTTTTTACTGTTGAAACCTCTATTTAAAGCTGGTGAATCTGATTGTTTGCTTTTACTTTGTCTTGGCTTACGTACCAATTGGTTAATAGTTGGCATGTGAATGTCCTCCTCTCTTGAATTTTAATCCCACACATCCAGGTGGTTCATTTTCAGAGTAAATAAAATTTAGTAAGAAAAATTCTTACTAATCTCATTTCAATAATGCCACGATAGCAGCATTAACATTAATACCTACATACTCTCCAAGTGCTTTTTTGCTACTGAAAAAAGTAATAGGCATTGCTTGTAGATTGATTTGGCTTAACACGCGAGTAAGTAAATAAACTTCTACGTCTTGAGCAATAATCAATGATGTCACTTGATCTTTACTTAGCGCTTTAAGCGTCTGTTTAAGACCAATAACATAGTGTTGTTTGTTAAAGCGTGCAACTTTTTCATTAGACATTAAATATCCTCCAAAGTTCTGCTTGCATCAACCTTAATAATAATAACATCGATATTACACATAGTCAACTTTAAATTAAACTATAAAATCAAAAAACAAGTGACCGAAATAGCTTTCGGCCACTGTTGATTTAACCTTATGATTCAGTAAATTCTATCGATTCTTCTACCTCTTGTTCTGGTGCAGCTTTATCGTATTCAACGTCTCTATAACGTCTCATACCTGTACCAGCTGGGATAAGTTTACCGATGATTACATTTTCTTTAAGGCCTAGTAAGTTATCACGTTTACCTTTAATTGCAGCAT
The Staphylococcus kloosii genome window above contains:
- a CDS encoding ribosomal L7Ae/L30e/S12e/Gadd45 family protein; the protein is MSNEKVARFNKQHYVIGLKQTLKALSKDQVTSLIIAQDVEVYLLTRVLSQINLQAMPITFFSSKKALGEYVGINVNAAIVALLK